A genome region from Triticum aestivum cultivar Chinese Spring chromosome 2B, IWGSC CS RefSeq v2.1, whole genome shotgun sequence includes the following:
- the LOC123039137 gene encoding cytochrome P450 709B2-like: MVYALARHACSSCAQLIDVMTMAMAATVWTVSVALSAAVLASCLFNALVRLVWRPRAIARRLARQGVRGPGYRFFVGNLGDIRRLRAAGAGLVLDVSSHDFIPISQPQFREWIPLYGRVFLYWFGSTPNICVADLGMAKQLLSDRTGLFPKNRMNPIVRLVGKGLVMTDGDVWHRHKKVVHPAFNVDKLKVMTSTMVDCVLSMASRWEAQLATQGKKDCQEIGLTSQFEELTADVISRTAFGSSYREGRKIFLALNEIQFIAFSTLWTDYIPGFRFVPTKKNMRLWKLNKMMRSTLVEIIENRLAAKDTDGYGSDLLGLMLEACAPEHGQAPLLSMDEMIDECKTFFFAGQETSLHMLNWTMFLLGTHPEWQQRLREEVLRECGRDHQVLTYDTLSRLRLVNLFLLETLRLYSPVPLIRRRTRSEVELGGVTVPRDALLTIPIATIHRDKEVWGEDADEFNPMRFDAGGGAARAASHVNALLSFSMGPRTCIGQNFAMVQAKAEVAVILRRFALSLSASYVHAPTDVITLRPKYGLPMIITRLDA; encoded by the exons ATGGTGTACGCACTTGCCAGGCACGCATGCAGCAGCTGCGCCCAGCTCATTGATGTGATGACCATGGCCATGGCCGCCACCGTCTGGACGGTCTCGGTGGCGCTCTCGGCGGCCGTGCTGGCCTCGTGCCTGTTCAACGCGCTGGTGCGCCTGGTGTGGAGGCCGCGCGCCATCGCCAGGAGGCTGGCGCGGCAGGGCGTGCGCGGGCCGGGGTACAGGTTCTTCGTCGGCAACCTCGGCGACATCCGGCGGCTCCGCGCGGCCGGCGCCGGCCTCGTGCTGGACGTGTCGTCCCACGACTTCATCCCCATCTCCCAGCCCCAGTTCCGCGAATGGATCCCCCTCTACG GGCGCGTGTTCCTGTACTGGTTCGGGTCGACGCCCAACATCTGCGTGGCCGACTTGGGCATGGCGAAGCAGCTGCTCTCGGACCGGACGGGGCTGTTCCCCAAGAACCGGATGAATCCCATCGTCCGGCTGGTGGGCAAGGGCCTCGTCATGACCGACGGCGACGTCTGGCACCGCCACAAGAAGGTCGTGCACCCGGCCTTCAACGTGGACAAGCTCAAG GTGATGACGTCGACAATGGTGGACTGTGTGCTGTCGATGGCGTCCCGGTGGGAGGCGCAGTTGGCTACTCAGGGCAAGAAGGATTGCCAGGAGATCGGGCTGACTAGCCAGTTCGAGGAGCTAACCGCGGATGTGATCTCGCGCACCGCGTTCGGGAGCAGCTACAGAGAGGGCAGGAAGATCTTCCTGGCGCTGAACGAGATCCAGTTCATCGCCTTCTCGACCCTCTGGACCGACTACATTCCAGGATTCAG GTTCGTGCCTACCAAAAAGAACATGAGGCTGTGGAAGCTGAACAAGATGATGAGAAGCACGCTGGTGGAGATCATCGAGAACAGGCTCGCCGCCAAGGACACGGACGGCTACGGGAGCGACCTGCTGGGGCTGATGCTGGAGGCGTGCGCGCCGGAGCACGGGCAGGCGCCGCTGCTGAGCATGGACGAGATGATCGACGAGTGCAAGACCTTCTTCTTCGCCGGGCAGGAGACGAGCCTGCACATGCTCAACTGGACCATGTTCCTGCTGGGCACGCACCCGGAGTGGCAGCAGAGGCTCAGGGAGGAGGTGCTGCGGGAGTGCGGCCGGGATCATCAGGTCCTCACCTACGACACGCTCAGCAGGCTGAGGCTGGTGAACCTGTTCCTGCTGGAGACGCTGCGGCTGTACAGCCCGGTCCCGCTCATCCGGAGGAGGACGAGGTCGGAGGTGGAGCTCGGCGGCGTCACCGTGCCGAGGGACGCGCTCCTGACCATCCCCATCGCGACGATACACCGGGACAAGGAGGTGTGGGGCGAGGACGCCGACGAGTTCAATCCGATGAGGTtcgacgccggcggcggcgccgcccgGGCCGCGAGCCACGTCAACGCGCTCTTGTCCTTCTCCATGGGTCCGAGGACGTGCATCGGGCAGAACTTCGCCATGGTCCAGGCCAAGGCCGAAGTCGCCGTCATCCTCCGGAGGTTTGCGCTGTCGCTCTCAGCGAGCTACGTGCACGCGCCGACCGACGTCATCACGCTGCGGCCAAAGTACGGGCTACCGATGATCATCACAAGACTCGACGCCTGA